A portion of the Elusimicrobiota bacterium genome contains these proteins:
- a CDS encoding thioredoxin family protein — protein sequence MAKRRVEVFTAGCPVCEDAVKKVNSAACSDCEVTIYDLNRGCATNECREKAKGYGVTRLPAVVVDGRLLDCCSKGSVEIKELEAAGVGKKR from the coding sequence ATGGCGAAGCGAAGAGTAGAGGTGTTCACTGCCGGTTGTCCCGTCTGCGAAGACGCGGTCAAGAAGGTCAACTCGGCCGCCTGCTCCGATTGTGAGGTCACGATCTATGACCTCAATCGAGGGTGCGCGACGAATGAATGCCGCGAGAAGGCCAAGGGATACGGCGTCACGCGGCTTCCCGCCGTCGTGGTGGACGGACGCCTGCTCGACTGTTGCAGCAAGGGTTCTGTCGAGATCAAAGAACTCGAGGCTGCTGGAGTCGGCAAGAAGCGATAG